CCGAAGACGCTCGTCCCGGCCAGGGCGAAGAACAGGAAGATCGTGAGCTTGAGCGAGGCCAGGGTGTCGAGGACCCTGGACGCAAACGGTTTGTCCCGTGTGGCCATGACCGCTCCTCCGCGCAGCGCACCTCGCACGAGGTGCGCCGCGCACCGCGCCGCATTCGGGGCGCGGGCGTCGTCGAGGGAGAAAGAGACCGGAAAGGGTTGGAATCGGCGGAGCGGGTCAGCCGGCGATGGGCACGGGAGCGGGAGGGGCCTCGACGGCCGATGGGAGAGCGGCCGCACGGCAGGGGGGCACCACGGAAGTGACGCCCAGGGGCTGGATCTTGGGAGTGCTGCTGAACCCGGGGACCTGGGAGCAGGGGCAGGGACAAAGGCAGTTGGTGTCGCAGTCCGGCGCCTTCGGCGCCGAGGCGCCGCAGCACCCCGACCCTGCGATCGACACGTCACACGCGCTCGACGACGGCGACGCCTCGACGCAGTGGGGAGCCGCGAGGGACCAGGCCAGCGCGGCGAGCACGAGGACCACGCAGAGCTTGAGATAGCGAAACGAATGGATACCGATGACACCCAATGTCAACTCCATCAGTCGGGATAGTGTGCCGGATTGTACGAGTTCGGCCTGGCTGGCGTCAAATTAGAACCGTCTCACGTTGGTGGTGCTCCTCGTCCGCTCGGGGTACTCAGCAGGTCTCATTCGCGCCGTCCAGACCCAGGCGGCGACTGCGGTGACCCCGGCGACCAGGGGCTTCGCGAACGCTTCGCGAACGGGAGGAAAGCCGACTCGAAGAGGGACGCCCACACGGCCAGCATGGGGGAGCCCCAGCACCCGACCACGAAGCACGCACCCGCGCGGAGTTTTCCTCTCCGTACCCCCCCCTTGATTCCGGACCATAGTACGGACATTAGACTGGCAGTGAGGAGGTGACGAGATGAGGGGTCTAACGATCGGGCAGGTGGCGAGAGAGGCTGGGGTGGGCGTCGAGACGGTTCGGTTCTATGAACGGAAGGGCTTGGTGGACCAGCCGGAGCGACCCGATTCGGGGTTTCGCCGCTACCCGGCGACCGTGGTGGATCGGATCCGCTTTCTCCGACACGCGCAGGCTCTCGGGTTCACTCTCAAGGAAGCAGCGGAGCTTCTGTCCCTGCGCGTTGACCCGCAGGTGAGCTGCGCCGAGGTGAGGTCCCGAGCCGAAGCGAAGGTGGCGGGCATCGAGGCGAAGATCGCCGCTCTCGAACGCATGCGAGACGTGCTGGGGCGCTTGGTTTCCGCGTGCTCCGGCCGCGGCCCCACGAGCGAGTGCCCGATCCTCGATGCCCTGCAACATCCCCCGGCGGGGGCTGGCTCCCAAGGAGAGGAACTATGATGGCCAAGGCAGCTTCAGACGATCGGGGAGCCGATAGCTCCAGAGACGCCCGTCGTGGAGGCCTTGCCACAGCCCTGACGATGGTCCCAGCGGTGAGTGTGGCGCTGCTCCCAAAGATCACGTGCCCCGCATGCTGGCCTGCGTACGCCGCGCTGGCGAGTGCCTTGGGGCTGGGTGCGGTCAACTATGGGCCGTACCTGCTCCCCCTCACCGTAGGGGGACTCGCCCTCGCGTGGGCGGGCCTCGCGTTTCGCGCCAAGAGACGACGGGGCTACGGCCCGTTGGCACTCGGGGTTGTCGGTGGCGTCGTCATGATGGTTGGCAAGTTCGCCTACGGATCACAGGCCGCGATGTACGGCGGGATCGCCTTTCTGCTCGGGGCCTCGATCTGGAACGTTTGGCCGAAGCAGCGGCCAAGACCCTGCCCGGCCTGCGTCCCGACCGGTACAGAGGGCGAATGAGAGGGACGAACCCAGGAACGTGAACCGAGGAGATCAAGATGAGCACGAAACGAACGGTGGAGATCTTCAGTGCCGGCTGTCCCGTATGTCGGGAAGCCGTCGATCGGGTGAAGGCTCTCGCCTGCCCGGACTGCGACGTTCAGGTCTTCGACATGAACGACCCTGCGGTGGCCGCCCGGGCCAAGAGCCTGGGGGTAGGTTCCGTACCCGCGGTGGCGGTCGACGGCGAGCTCGCATCATGTTGCGCCGGCCGCGGCCTGGACGAGCAGGCCCTGCGGGACGCGGGCGTTGGTGTGCCGAGAGGCTGATTGGGGCTCCGAGAGCCCTCCGGCCTGCATTTGACGGCCCCACGGGAAAGCCGTCGGGGTGCATCAAGAGCGGGAGGGACGATTTGTCGGCGTCCCGGAGTGACGAGAACGGACGAGATCAGGTTACGGTCATCTTGGCCGTGCCGATCTCAAAAGACGGGAAACTCCTGGTTCTCGCCCGGGTGGGGGCTGTGTTGCGGACGCCCTCCCAGGAGGACCTCGTGGATGTACTCGTTCTGGTTGCACTCGGCCATCCGGAACTTCGATATGCCGCAGTTCGCGTCCGGGTTGTAAAGCGCCACGCTCACCGGCTTCGGAGGGACAGGAGTCCCGCCGCTCATGGGAAGCAACGCCACGATCGGGGCGGCAAACAGAACCCGAAGGAATGCTGCTCGGGAGCGTTTCGGGGAAGAGGGTGGTTCTGGGTGGAGGGGCACGACCTTGTCCGAAGCCGCGCTCCGCATGATGTGACGGACTCTCCGTGCCGTGATGTGCCGTACCCTGTCGTCCATGATCTCCCCCTTGTCCTCCGACGGTCTCAGGTTGCCAGTTTGACCATCCTCGCGATGTGGGCCCGGCCCGGCTGGGCCCCTTCCTCGTGTCCCATCATGTCGTAGAGCAGCACCACGAGCTCGGCCTTCTTCTTCGGCTCCAGGCTTGTCCCCAGCTCCTGGAGCTCCGCCTCCACGCCCTCGATCACGCCCGCCAAAATGGACTCGTCCGGGCCCCCGCGGTCTCCCCGCTCCCTCGGAAGGGGCTCGCGGCCCAGCACGAGCCAATCGCAGGACACGCCTGCCTCCTCGCTGAGCTTCCCCAGGAAGACCGGGTCGGGCAGCTGACCCCGCTCGATCCGGCCCACCGTGTCCCGGGATACCTCGGTGCGCTCCGCCAGCTCCGCCTGGCTCCAGCCAAGCCGCTCACGCGTCTGGCGCACTCTGTCGCACACGCTCGGTAGCGTCATCATGTGCGCATTATACACGGGAAGCCGGGGGTGTCAACCAGGGATGAGCGAAGAGAGACCTTTATAGGCTGGATTGTGCAGACATAGAGAGGTGCACCTATCTCGAGCCGCGCGGGGGCGAAATTCGCAGTTTCTGGTTGACCTGTGCGAGTATCGCGTGATATTGCTGCGAACGGTGCACAGAACGAGGATCGGGGCGGAGGCCTGGGAGGGAAGAGGCATGGAACGAATGGCGGCGTGGCGGGATGACACGGGGATTTCCGACGGGACTCCACGAAGGCGCAGCCGCGAGAGGGAAGAGGCCCGAGTGAGCAGGTCGCGCACGGGGGTCTTGCCGCGGACCTCCCCCGAGGGGGACGGGGCTGCCGATGCCGAGGCCTGGGAGCAGGCGACCCGGTGGGTGGAGGAGCACCGGAAGTTGATCGTCCGTCAGGCCGAGCGCTACGCGGGCTACGCCCCCTACGATCGGCAGGACTACCTGCAGCAGGCCGTCCTGGCCGCCTTCCACGCCTGGAAGGACTGCGTTCGCTCGAGGCAACCCGAGCGCTTCACTTCCTACTGCTTCATCCGCTTCCGGCGGGAGTGCCGAGACGAGCTGGCCATTCGCCGCGACGCGCCGGCGAGCCTTCGCCCCGAGGACCGGCCCCTGGACCCGTCGGCCGGAGGCTCGGAGGGAGATCGGAAGAGCGCTGGCGGAGAGGAAGCGGCCGAGCGGGAAGCGCTGGTCTGGAAGGCCCTGCGCTGGATGACCCCGCGCCAGCAGCTCGCCTGGCTCCTGGCCCTCGGCCACCTCGGACACGGCCGCGCGGACCCCAAGGAGATCGCCCGGACCCTCAAGATCAGCCGGCGCGCCGCAGCCGGGCTCCTGGCGCGGGGGCAGGCCCAAGCGGAGGAGGGCGCGCGCCGGGAGAAGCAAGCGCTCGATGCGGCCGGTTGAACAAGGGAAGTCCGGCGAAGGGGGGCCGCCGTGTTCCACCGCGGACGAATACGTAAGTGAGGGCAGGAAGCGAAGCCCGGAGAGCGGGAGGAGGAGAGAGCAGTGAACGTCCGGAGGTGGGGTCTTGTGGCAGGGCTTCTCGCGGCCGGCGCCGCGCAGGCAGACGTCCTCTGCCAGGAGCGTTTCCAGCACCCGGGTGGCCTCGCTCGCTTCCTGGTCAGTGAGCGCACCTGGCTGGTCTCTGCGGAAGACGCCGAAGCGTTTGGATCGCCTGTACCTCGGGTGCCCCACCTCGCGGT
This is a stretch of genomic DNA from Thermodesulfobacteriota bacterium. It encodes these proteins:
- a CDS encoding MerR family DNA-binding protein encodes the protein MRGLTIGQVAREAGVGVETVRFYERKGLVDQPERPDSGFRRYPATVVDRIRFLRHAQALGFTLKEAAELLSLRVDPQVSCAEVRSRAEAKVAGIEAKIAALERMRDVLGRLVSACSGRGPTSECPILDALQHPPAGAGSQGEEL
- a CDS encoding MerC family mercury resistance protein, with product MVPAVSVALLPKITCPACWPAYAALASALGLGAVNYGPYLLPLTVGGLALAWAGLAFRAKRRRGYGPLALGVVGGVVMMVGKFAYGSQAAMYGGIAFLLGASIWNVWPKQRPRPCPACVPTGTEGE
- a CDS encoding thioredoxin family protein codes for the protein MSTKRTVEIFSAGCPVCREAVDRVKALACPDCDVQVFDMNDPAVAARAKSLGVGSVPAVAVDGELASCCAGRGLDEQALRDAGVGVPRG
- a CDS encoding helix-turn-helix transcriptional regulator, translating into MRQTRERLGWSQAELAERTEVSRDTVGRIERGQLPDPVFLGKLSEEAGVSCDWLVLGREPLPRERGDRGGPDESILAGVIEGVEAELQELGTSLEPKKKAELVVLLYDMMGHEEGAQPGRAHIARMVKLAT
- a CDS encoding sigma-70 family RNA polymerase sigma factor — translated: MSRSRTGVLPRTSPEGDGAADAEAWEQATRWVEEHRKLIVRQAERYAGYAPYDRQDYLQQAVLAAFHAWKDCVRSRQPERFTSYCFIRFRRECRDELAIRRDAPASLRPEDRPLDPSAGGSEGDRKSAGGEEAAEREALVWKALRWMTPRQQLAWLLALGHLGHGRADPKEIARTLKISRRAAAGLLARGQAQAEEGARREKQALDAAG